Proteins encoded by one window of Streptomyces sp. LX-29:
- a CDS encoding SDR family oxidoreductase: MTHTEGKTALVTGASRGIGRAIARRLAADGVRVAVHYGQRKEDAEETVAAIENAGGSAFPVRADLATDGALDTLFAELEAGLAGRTLDILVNNVGVYADPDDPAAMARDDYVAGISEVTPEEFDRIFTVNVRAAFFVTQRALRLMGEGGRIVNISSAVTRIAWPLLPYAMSKGALEMMAPRLANELGSRGITVNTVAPGITDDTQVNSWLHDMPGAVEGVAGMTALRRLGRPADIAAAVSFLVSDEARWVTGQLLDASGGLALAPTPPGM; the protein is encoded by the coding sequence ATGACGCATACAGAGGGAAAGACCGCACTGGTGACCGGGGCGTCACGGGGAATCGGCAGGGCCATCGCCCGGCGGCTGGCCGCGGACGGCGTGCGGGTGGCCGTGCACTACGGGCAGCGTAAGGAGGACGCCGAGGAAACCGTGGCGGCGATCGAGAACGCCGGCGGAAGCGCGTTCCCCGTGCGGGCGGACCTGGCGACCGACGGCGCCCTCGACACGCTCTTCGCCGAACTCGAAGCCGGACTCGCCGGCCGGACCCTCGACATCCTGGTGAACAACGTCGGGGTGTACGCCGATCCGGACGACCCGGCCGCCATGGCGCGGGACGACTACGTGGCCGGTATCTCCGAGGTCACCCCCGAGGAGTTCGACCGGATCTTCACCGTGAACGTGCGGGCCGCCTTCTTCGTCACCCAGCGGGCCCTGCGGCTCATGGGTGAGGGAGGACGCATCGTCAACATCTCCTCCGCCGTCACCCGGATCGCCTGGCCCCTGCTTCCCTACGCGATGAGCAAGGGAGCGCTGGAGATGATGGCGCCCCGACTCGCCAACGAACTCGGCTCCCGGGGCATCACCGTGAACACCGTCGCCCCCGGCATCACCGACGACACCCAGGTCAACTCCTGGCTACACGACATGCCCGGGGCGGTGGAGGGGGTGGCCGGCATGACCGCTCTGCGCCGGCTCGGCCGGCCCGCCGACATCGCCGCCGCCGTCTCCTTCCTCGTCTCGGACGAGGCGCGCTGGGTCACCGGACAGCTCCTCGACGCCTCCGGCGGCCTGGCCCTGGCCCCCACCCCGCCGGGCATGTAG